The following proteins come from a genomic window of Candidatus Paceibacterota bacterium:
- a CDS encoding GNAT family N-acetyltransferase, whose amino-acid sequence MSEKFSKQGEVNKVVLRPEDMVGKFDVDEKRKKDTIRERATDRLIKGLLRGYISYTEENNLEGVDHVRSEHDKGDDYDQDDDLDNNDNVDWEWERKQILSRIPSEVRVLPEVQKAAKEGMLLCLESGNLAEAVDIKDVFSLPTEFIHSVAALNAIKDELIRWDDTDRIVGLVNKFFPNLSPEQALSPELESAFKHVIAQLLSEGYTEKAIEIKSKLSLGAEVISSPEVQNALKKKFSDDLLVGDVREAERLQKHFLLTTEFMHSPEVQAAVKYRVADILSRRDYDFVKNATEVGIKFSLLKENLQEAAKVGMVANLSRGNIHNVIEIRDKFELPKGVSTSPEMQQAAKEGMMSCLDIDNIDALTKRAISIKEEFSVPDEFLASSEVQSAVARIVTYCISGVHYMLDRAVEIRNIFLLSEDLTQEAVKVGMIRQIVRNNLPVAEKMREAFSIPEGIMHTPEVQLEVKGLLIRYLETGSAEQALKLADDPSFSSETLVSPEIQECARKALVRHILGGRIGAYNNGYFRTCELIRDKFALPIDFNTSPEIEEAVKKLTISLLTGAYTTDHSTEVINQFPVVSARVIPSPEVQNAVNARIIDRFAHADTAPIKEYQERFGVSPEAMRRCAREGLLSLLSNGKSSNIRDYDNLVKNFSFTQEELSSQEMQQAVKNGMSKYIEQGNIRLAVEIAQKFFLPAEELNRIAEGELIKFLNIGNRSISIGIKDSCSISKEYISSVPVQQAAKNGVMRQLSKENIEDAVQIKKQFSLTDEIYTQASIEAVASILSGGSFEATMRIKGRLQLSDDAMSQVGKRAFLKCLLDEKKDMAGKIKEKLRVTVNSEDIFGFFPEMRKILSDLAAVSPEFSAQAERTPDLLLSLLEFRNDLGKIIRIARENPFLLDAVAANPRFGSRLLIKYPQFDTIAKSSIKTQFEIKKKIMAEHPDVDPQSVEFRTLMQDSLVGYRLNKQVLESIDAKGINSERWLNYDETAHFNLGSNENTLAFSEIITTPIGRIKETIDTYAHTIKEVLNEYRAELMAFEIVLGKGELPTEELQKMTEALEKARNEGNPKKVAGIEKGIENLKAKFSQERKGVLWEKLLSDVASFQRLKDDVYKAQEIFVATEKELENVVMEKMPSGKRIQEIKRKMASAKEDLRAKFVVMERRIEEFRGNLKTVIAPALGSDRASALIQEINTKLAEQFNHFDTDRSMLKNLFSEQSDKRREEVESRPMSIFVWTRDPDVDLYQGNYSPCCICIDSEYHGAESPISDYNIDLGIQIVNVWDEVRDEPVTAAWCWLGEDEKGEPALVVDNIEANTFYSANFSGQFTNELFKYIKNYAKEIGVKKAILGKANNDLPTAGELSKLPEDAGRYKKIGGASRSDGYFLEAEDTSVKTIWEKGVKLVNRRSEADNPKDAERVIFGEVSTLPLTENDFRLMRDLEGKVYADDSELIQGLELVRDIKDGNGLEYSLATWGVQEGGTKQEMIAYAVAVEGETDEGDKSVYLEDIAVAPEARRRGIGQKLIQELLGKLKVKAARDSKPVLFDMHLRSNSLALLDGQQAQLGGMGVVLLEDVLVPDFYDEGEDAVYRVYEVAAN is encoded by the coding sequence ATGTCGGAAAAATTTTCTAAGCAAGGTGAGGTAAACAAGGTGGTTTTAAGGCCTGAGGATATGGTGGGTAAGTTTGATGTCGACGAGAAGCGTAAAAAAGACACCATTCGGGAAAGGGCGACGGATCGTTTAATCAAGGGTTTGTTGAGAGGTTATATAAGTTATACCGAAGAGAATAATCTTGAAGGTGTCGACCATGTTCGCAGCGAGCACGATAAGGGTGATGATTATGACCAAGATGATGACTTAGATAATAACGACAATGTTGATTGGGAATGGGAAAGAAAACAAATCCTTTCTAGGATACCAAGTGAAGTAAGAGTTCTTCCGGAAGTACAAAAAGCCGCCAAGGAAGGGATGCTCTTGTGCCTAGAGAGTGGAAACCTTGCAGAAGCTGTCGACATTAAAGATGTGTTCTCCCTTCCGACTGAATTTATTCATTCTGTCGCCGCACTCAACGCCATTAAGGATGAGCTGATTCGTTGGGATGATACGGACAGGATTGTTGGGCTAGTGAATAAATTTTTTCCTAATCTCTCCCCAGAACAGGCGCTTTCTCCTGAATTGGAGTCCGCCTTCAAACATGTAATAGCCCAACTTCTTTCGGAGGGGTACACTGAAAAAGCGATTGAAATAAAAAGCAAACTGTCTCTTGGTGCCGAAGTGATCAGTTCGCCAGAAGTCCAGAATGCCCTTAAGAAGAAATTTTCCGATGATTTGCTTGTCGGGGATGTTCGCGAGGCGGAACGCCTCCAGAAACATTTTTTGCTTACTACTGAATTCATGCATTCGCCAGAAGTTCAGGCGGCTGTTAAGTATCGGGTGGCCGACATTTTATCTCGCCGTGACTATGATTTTGTCAAAAATGCCACTGAAGTCGGGATTAAATTTTCGCTCCTGAAAGAAAACCTTCAAGAGGCGGCAAAGGTTGGAATGGTGGCCAACTTATCAAGAGGAAATATTCACAATGTAATCGAGATTAGGGATAAATTTGAGCTTCCGAAGGGGGTTAGCACATCTCCGGAAATGCAGCAGGCCGCCAAAGAGGGAATGATGAGTTGTCTAGATATCGACAATATTGACGCTTTAACTAAGAGGGCAATATCCATAAAGGAAGAGTTTTCTGTTCCCGACGAGTTCCTGGCCTCTTCCGAGGTGCAGTCGGCGGTTGCACGCATCGTGACATATTGTATATCGGGGGTTCACTATATGCTTGACCGCGCGGTTGAAATTAGAAATATTTTTTTACTTTCGGAAGACTTAACTCAAGAAGCGGTGAAGGTGGGAATGATACGCCAAATCGTACGAAATAATCTGCCGGTGGCAGAAAAGATGAGAGAAGCTTTTTCAATTCCCGAAGGTATCATGCATACCCCAGAAGTTCAGTTGGAGGTTAAGGGTCTATTAATCCGGTACCTGGAGACCGGATCTGCCGAACAGGCACTGAAACTGGCAGACGACCCGTCTTTTTCTTCAGAGACGCTGGTTTCTCCGGAGATCCAAGAGTGTGCCCGAAAGGCTTTAGTACGACACATACTTGGGGGGCGGATCGGCGCGTATAACAATGGTTACTTTCGGACCTGTGAGTTGATTAGGGATAAATTCGCGCTTCCGATTGATTTTAATACTTCACCGGAAATCGAAGAAGCCGTAAAAAAACTCACAATCAGTCTTTTGACCGGCGCTTACACGACCGATCATTCGACCGAAGTGATAAATCAGTTCCCCGTCGTTTCAGCTAGGGTTATCCCATCTCCTGAAGTCCAAAATGCCGTTAACGCGCGAATCATTGACCGATTTGCCCACGCTGACACTGCTCCTATCAAGGAATACCAAGAAAGATTTGGTGTGTCTCCTGAGGCCATGAGGCGATGCGCCAGGGAGGGGTTGTTGAGCCTACTGTCTAATGGTAAGTCCAGCAATATTCGTGACTACGATAATCTGGTAAAAAATTTCTCATTCACACAGGAAGAGCTTTCTTCTCAGGAAATGCAACAGGCAGTCAAAAATGGGATGTCAAAATATATAGAGCAAGGCAACATAAGACTGGCCGTGGAAATAGCACAGAAGTTCTTTCTTCCTGCCGAGGAGTTAAACCGAATTGCCGAAGGAGAGCTAATAAAATTTCTAAACATAGGTAACCGCAGTATCTCGATTGGGATTAAAGATAGTTGCTCAATCTCCAAGGAATATATTTCTTCAGTGCCTGTCCAACAGGCGGCAAAAAACGGAGTCATGAGGCAGCTTTCAAAAGAAAACATTGAGGACGCTGTTCAGATTAAAAAGCAATTCTCTCTCACCGACGAAATCTACACGCAAGCCTCGATAGAAGCCGTCGCCAGTATTTTATCTGGGGGATCGTTTGAAGCTACCATGAGAATTAAGGGTCGGCTTCAGCTTTCAGATGATGCAATGTCACAAGTGGGGAAGCGGGCCTTCCTGAAATGCTTGTTGGATGAGAAAAAAGATATGGCAGGAAAAATTAAAGAGAAGCTTAGGGTGACCGTGAACAGTGAAGATATTTTCGGCTTCTTTCCAGAAATGCGTAAAATTCTGTCTGATTTGGCGGCTGTCTCTCCCGAATTTTCTGCACAAGCTGAAAGAACGCCGGATTTGCTTTTGAGTCTTCTGGAGTTTAGGAACGACCTGGGCAAAATAATTCGGATTGCGAGGGAGAACCCGTTTCTTTTAGACGCTGTGGCAGCCAATCCGCGTTTTGGTTCACGCCTACTGATTAAGTATCCGCAGTTCGACACAATTGCAAAAAGTAGTATAAAGACTCAGTTTGAAATCAAAAAGAAGATAATGGCGGAGCATCCAGATGTTGACCCTCAATCGGTTGAATTTCGCACACTGATGCAGGACTCTCTTGTGGGGTACAGATTAAATAAGCAGGTTTTGGAAAGTATCGATGCAAAGGGCATAAACTCAGAGCGTTGGCTAAATTATGATGAGACTGCGCATTTTAATTTGGGTTCCAACGAAAACACACTGGCTTTCTCGGAAATAATTACTACGCCGATTGGAAGAATTAAAGAAACGATTGATACCTATGCCCACACCATCAAAGAAGTGCTGAACGAATACCGTGCTGAGCTAATGGCATTTGAGATCGTGTTGGGAAAGGGTGAACTTCCTACAGAAGAACTTCAAAAAATGACAGAAGCTTTGGAGAAAGCACGAAACGAGGGAAATCCTAAAAAAGTGGCCGGCATTGAAAAGGGGATAGAAAACCTGAAAGCAAAATTCTCGCAAGAGCGAAAAGGTGTTCTGTGGGAAAAATTGTTGTCTGATGTGGCCTCGTTCCAGCGCCTTAAAGATGATGTGTATAAGGCGCAGGAAATTTTCGTGGCGACCGAAAAAGAACTGGAAAATGTCGTTATGGAGAAGATGCCATCTGGGAAGAGGATACAAGAGATTAAACGAAAGATGGCAAGCGCAAAAGAAGATTTGCGCGCAAAATTTGTAGTTATGGAGCGTCGAATTGAGGAATTTCGAGGCAATCTTAAAACCGTTATTGCACCGGCCTTGGGGAGCGATCGTGCCTCGGCTCTTATTCAGGAGATAAATACGAAACTTGCCGAGCAATTCAACCACTTTGATACTGACAGAAGTATGCTCAAGAATCTTTTCTCCGAGCAATCCGATAAAAGGAGGGAGGAGGTTGAAAGTCGTCCGATGAGTATCTTTGTCTGGACAAGGGACCCTGATGTGGATTTGTACCAAGGTAACTATTCTCCTTGTTGCATTTGCATAGACAGTGAGTACCACGGGGCTGAGTCTCCTATATCGGACTATAACATCGACTTGGGCATTCAAATCGTGAATGTGTGGGACGAGGTAAGAGATGAGCCGGTGACGGCCGCGTGGTGTTGGCTCGGTGAGGATGAAAAAGGCGAACCGGCTTTGGTGGTAGACAATATTGAGGCCAATACTTTTTACAGTGCAAATTTTTCTGGGCAGTTTACAAATGAGCTCTTTAAATATATTAAAAATTACGCCAAAGAAATTGGGGTCAAAAAGGCTATTCTTGGCAAGGCAAACAATGATTTGCCTACTGCTGGAGAGTTGTCAAAACTTCCCGAAGATGCAGGGAGATACAAAAAAATCGGCGGGGCTAGCAGGTCGGACGGATACTTTCTTGAGGCGGAAGATACCAGCGTTAAAACAATTTGGGAAAAGGGAGTTAAGTTGGTAAACAGGAGGTCTGAAGCTGACAATCCAAAAGATGCTGAGCGCGTTATTTTCGGTGAAGTTTCCACGCTCCCCCTTACTGAAAATGATTTTCGCTTGATGCGCGATCTTGAGGGTAAGGTATATGCAGATGATTCCGAATTGATACAGGGGTTGGAACTTGTTCGAGACATTAAAGACGGTAATGGGTTAGAATATTCCTTGGCAACCTGGGGTGTGCAGGAAGGAGGGACCAAGCAAGAGATGATTGCATATGCTGTTGCGGTAGAGGGTGAAACTGATGAGGGCGACAAATCAGTTTATCTCGAAGATATTGCGGTCGCCCCGGAGGCTCGAAGGCGCGGTATTGGCCAGAAATTAATTCAAGAATTGCTGGGAAAACTTAAGGTGAAAGCGGCGAGAGATAGCAAACCGGTACTTTTTGACATGCATCTTCGATCAAACTCATTGGCCCTGTTAGACGGACAACAGGCGCAACTTGGGGGAATGGGGGTTGTTCTGTTGGAGGATGTGCTTGTTCCTGACTTCTACGATGAAGGGGAGGATGCGGTGTATAGGGTGTATGAAGTGGCGGCGAATTAA
- a CDS encoding peptidoglycan DD-metalloendopeptidase family protein: MIFPNLKNKKFGYVNLNLEAKVWLAENRVKAGENPLLDPEICQKMVLQAHQKYNLDFSYGGWPEDRSVLWHGSYLDAENSYIHLGVDINVPTGTEIAIDFDAEVVRIDDDYPEEGGWGPRVIVKNLSVPIYLIYAHLDREIKCKVGDSLKVGQVFAKVGKAPFNGNWFPHLHVQTITAEYYKNLEENNSWSELDGYGLYADISSNSKLFPDPLQFILLK, from the coding sequence ATGATTTTTCCGAATCTAAAGAATAAAAAATTTGGATATGTGAATTTGAATTTGGAAGCCAAAGTGTGGCTTGCGGAGAACCGGGTGAAAGCGGGGGAGAATCCACTGCTTGATCCGGAGATTTGCCAGAAAATGGTTTTGCAGGCCCATCAAAAATATAATCTCGATTTTTCCTATGGTGGCTGGCCGGAAGATCGAAGTGTCTTGTGGCACGGCAGTTACCTTGATGCCGAAAATTCCTACATTCATCTCGGAGTTGATATCAATGTGCCGACTGGGACAGAAATCGCGATTGATTTTGACGCGGAAGTTGTCAGAATCGACGATGACTATCCGGAAGAAGGCGGTTGGGGGCCAAGAGTGATTGTGAAAAATCTCTCGGTGCCGATTTATCTGATTTATGCTCACCTCGATCGAGAAATCAAATGCAAAGTCGGCGACAGCCTAAAAGTCGGGCAAGTTTTTGCCAAAGTTGGAAAGGCGCCTTTTAATGGTAATTGGTTTCCTCATCTACATGTCCAAACAATCACGGCTGAATATTACAAAAATCTAGAAGAGAATAATTCTTGGAGCGAACTTGATGGCTACGGCTTGTACGCCGACATTTCCTCTAATTCCAAATTGTTCCCAGACCCGCTTCAATTCATTTTGCTTAAATAA
- a CDS encoding VOC family protein: MNKVTHFEFPWDDKERAKSFYQKVFGWKPFEWEQFSYTSWQTGPIDEKMQPKETGFINGGSSKRDASMPYPMFYIDVPDMDLALGNIIKNGGSVVRGKTPLGENGAMGFLAWFKDSEGNILGLSQYKRPE, translated from the coding sequence ATGAATAAAGTCACACATTTTGAATTTCCTTGGGATGACAAGGAGCGAGCGAAGTCTTTTTATCAGAAAGTTTTTGGCTGGAAGCCTTTTGAGTGGGAGCAGTTTAGTTATACCAGTTGGCAAACTGGGCCGATTGACGAAAAGATGCAACCAAAAGAAACAGGTTTTATAAATGGCGGCTCTAGTAAGCGTGATGCCAGCATGCCGTACCCGATGTTTTATATCGATGTTCCTGATATGGACTTGGCTTTAGGTAATATTATTAAAAACGGTGGTTCAGTAGTACGCGGTAAAACTCCGTTAGGAGAAAACGGCGCGATGGGTTTCCTGGCTTGGTTTAAGGATTCCGAAGGAAACATTCTCGGGTTGTCTCAATACAAAAGACCTGAATAA
- a CDS encoding DUF1761 family protein has protein sequence MLTTISLSVAGAVIAAVVGTIWYSNSTPMGRIHMQSLGFDKLSEEEKKNKMQTGKAMMPKMYTAQLLLSFLTAFAVVFIVSMSVKNGVSLGLAIGFVMLNWLCFIVPTIGSGVLWSNCDPKLAWKKFFSDIFSNLVTLLLIAFLTSFFV, from the coding sequence ATGCTTACTACAATTTCACTTTCAGTTGCCGGGGCGGTGATTGCCGCAGTCGTTGGTACCATTTGGTATTCCAACTCGACTCCGATGGGCAGGATTCATATGCAATCTCTCGGGTTTGATAAACTGTCGGAGGAAGAAAAAAAGAATAAAATGCAGACGGGGAAGGCGATGATGCCGAAGATGTACACGGCTCAACTGTTGCTATCATTTCTAACAGCCTTTGCGGTGGTCTTTATTGTGTCTATGAGCGTCAAGAACGGCGTGTCGCTCGGTCTGGCTATTGGATTTGTGATGCTAAACTGGCTCTGCTTTATTGTCCCGACAATTGGTTCCGGAGTGCTCTGGAGTAATTGTGATCCAAAACTTGCTTGGAAAAAATTCTTCTCTGATATTTTCTCAAATCTGGTCACGCTTCTGCTGATCGCATTTCTGACCAGCTTTTTTGTCTAA
- a CDS encoding response regulator → MSVIHARVALIEAEEDIRKLLAKALLRHGYQVSTFASAEEFLGSDGLARLLEFDVVVLDYQMVEMNGQELCQRIKAVRPELPVIIESGMPGREFIGECLKAGANRVLTKPFSVEELLATIHAVLPTVDIKKITAPSVSDVIEEAVASAVLDVVEEAIGLADDDD, encoded by the coding sequence ATGTCAGTGATTCATGCACGCGTTGCTCTGATTGAGGCGGAAGAAGATATTCGAAAGCTTCTGGCCAAAGCTCTTCTACGGCATGGCTACCAAGTTTCAACTTTCGCCTCGGCGGAGGAGTTTCTTGGGAGTGATGGTTTGGCCCGTCTGCTCGAGTTCGATGTGGTGGTTCTCGACTACCAGATGGTAGAGATGAACGGCCAAGAACTCTGTCAGAGGATCAAAGCGGTCCGACCCGAGTTGCCGGTCATTATCGAAAGTGGCATGCCTGGACGAGAATTTATTGGTGAGTGCCTCAAGGCTGGTGCCAATCGGGTCCTAACCAAGCCCTTCTCGGTCGAAGAGTTGCTGGCTACAATTCATGCTGTCCTGCCCACGGTCGATATAAAGAAGATTACTGCGCCATCCGTTTCGGATGTCATTGAGGAAGCAGTGGCTAGTGCCGTACTCGATGTGGTGGAGGAGGCTATCGGTTTGGCCGATGATGATGATTAA
- the coaD gene encoding pantetheine-phosphate adenylyltransferase: MKARKAVYAASLDPITFGHINVVERMAPLYDEFVVVVAVDPRKSYTFTPEERVAMARLALLHIKNVRVDICVGQYVVKFADSIGAQVIIRGLRGWRDMEDEEVLSEENRQICPRIETVYVGCLKELRYVSSSLVKGHVGADPNWEEQAERSAPPAVVAKLKEKFILKRARRHWDALMVDLGQPKGSERIFLDLVARYGETHRAYHTLEHIVSMLDELREVCTLLSAPSDVNLAVWYHDVVYEPPSKDHPVIADNEARSAYRAELDLQKLGLTKNTIEHVKELIMATTHTEMAPDLDAQYLVDLDLAILGKSAKKFDRYDRGIANEYSWLPIQDFRRGRADVMEKFLNRKPLYLTKFFQDRYEATAKENLRKLVANLRG; the protein is encoded by the coding sequence ATGAAAGCCCGAAAAGCCGTTTATGCCGCCAGTCTTGACCCAATAACCTTTGGCCACATCAATGTCGTCGAACGGATGGCTCCGCTTTATGACGAATTTGTGGTTGTGGTCGCCGTCGACCCGCGCAAGTCCTACACCTTCACACCCGAAGAGCGGGTAGCGATGGCCAGGTTGGCGCTTCTGCACATCAAGAATGTCAGAGTCGATATTTGCGTCGGTCAGTATGTCGTGAAGTTTGCTGATTCAATCGGCGCCCAAGTCATCATCCGCGGTTTGCGCGGTTGGCGCGACATGGAGGATGAAGAAGTCTTGAGCGAGGAAAATCGGCAAATCTGCCCACGCATCGAGACCGTCTATGTCGGCTGTTTGAAGGAATTGCGATATGTGAGCTCGAGTCTAGTCAAAGGCCATGTCGGCGCCGATCCCAACTGGGAAGAGCAGGCCGAAAGATCGGCCCCACCGGCAGTGGTCGCCAAACTTAAGGAGAAGTTCATCTTGAAGAGGGCTCGCCGACACTGGGACGCCCTCATGGTGGACTTGGGCCAGCCGAAAGGGTCTGAAAGAATCTTTTTGGATCTCGTTGCCCGCTATGGCGAAACGCACCGGGCCTACCACACTCTCGAACACATCGTTTCGATGCTCGACGAGCTTCGGGAAGTCTGCACTCTGCTCAGCGCTCCTTCGGATGTAAACTTGGCCGTCTGGTACCATGATGTAGTGTACGAGCCTCCGTCCAAAGATCATCCGGTGATTGCCGACAACGAAGCGAGGAGCGCCTACCGAGCCGAGCTCGACTTGCAGAAACTTGGTTTAACCAAGAACACAATCGAGCATGTAAAAGAGCTCATCATGGCGACGACTCACACCGAAATGGCACCTGATCTTGATGCCCAGTATCTGGTTGACCTCGATCTCGCCATCCTCGGCAAGTCGGCAAAAAAGTTCGATAGGTATGATCGGGGGATTGCCAACGAATACAGCTGGCTCCCCATTCAGGACTTCCGCCGGGGACGAGCCGACGTGATGGAGAAATTCCTCAACCGGAAACCCCTCTACCTGACCAAGTTCTTCCAAGACCGGTACGAGGCTACCGCTAAGGAAAACTTGCGAAAATTGGTCGCAAACTTGAGAGGCTAA
- a CDS encoding DUF84 family protein: MKITVGSLSTLKLAAVINACNALGLVANVGPVKTYSGQNEQPLDFNQTFRGALARARQAQEADPNSLAIGIENGIFCLHSISRSEEGIRFLDIAVIVAITPDGQQIIGTSTGLEFPLEYVMIASQRGFNTTTVGDVIAEKLGGRPDDPHSTLTKGQISRQGILESALVQVLKQIQF; encoded by the coding sequence GTGAAAATTACCGTCGGCTCATTAAGTACTCTCAAATTGGCGGCCGTGATCAATGCCTGCAACGCCCTCGGCCTCGTAGCCAATGTAGGACCGGTCAAAACTTACTCTGGCCAGAACGAACAACCACTCGACTTCAATCAGACATTTAGAGGCGCCCTAGCCAGAGCCAGGCAAGCCCAAGAGGCCGATCCGAACAGTCTGGCAATTGGCATCGAGAACGGAATTTTCTGTCTTCACTCAATCAGCCGGTCGGAGGAAGGCATCCGCTTCTTGGACATCGCCGTCATTGTGGCAATCACGCCGGATGGCCAACAAATTATCGGCACTTCGACCGGCCTGGAATTCCCTCTCGAGTATGTGATGATAGCCTCCCAGAGAGGCTTCAACACGACCACGGTCGGAGACGTGATTGCCGAAAAGCTTGGTGGCCGCCCGGATGACCCCCACAGCACTTTGACCAAAGGTCAAATCAGCCGACAGGGTATTTTGGAATCAGCTCTCGTCCAAGTCCTGAAGCAAATTCAATTTTGA
- a CDS encoding non-canonical purine NTP pyrophosphatase codes for MNLTLITGNSGKAEEVRRYLAVPIEHQEIDLPEIQSLDLGEIVKDKAERAFTKLGQPVLVEDVSLVFHALGQLPGPLIKWFLKELDMEGLCRLVDGKNRRCTATVCYGLHDGGKVRLFSGSMEGLVSDIPRGSNSFGWAPIFVPLSVHLTYAELSNEQQAIISMRRKALKKLRDYLVGSHLI; via the coding sequence ATGAACCTTACATTAATTACGGGTAATTCTGGTAAGGCCGAAGAAGTCAGGCGTTACTTGGCGGTACCAATCGAACATCAAGAAATTGATTTGCCTGAAATCCAGTCCTTGGATTTGGGGGAAATTGTGAAGGATAAGGCTGAAAGAGCTTTTACCAAGCTCGGCCAGCCGGTTTTGGTTGAGGATGTCTCGCTCGTCTTCCACGCCCTCGGTCAACTTCCGGGGCCATTAATCAAGTGGTTTCTGAAAGAGCTCGACATGGAAGGTCTTTGTCGTCTAGTTGATGGCAAGAATCGCCGATGTACCGCCACGGTTTGCTACGGTCTTCATGATGGGGGAAAGGTCAGACTGTTTTCCGGTTCGATGGAGGGTTTGGTGTCCGACATTCCGCGCGGTAGCAACAGCTTCGGCTGGGCGCCAATTTTCGTTCCATTGAGTGTTCATCTGACTTATGCTGAATTATCAAACGAGCAGCAAGCGATTATCTCGATGCGCCGAAAGGCACTTAAGAAGCTCCGTGATTATTTGGTTGGAAGCCACCTGATTTAA
- a CDS encoding response regulator yields MKQLNERPSVKILLVESDQTLAKAIKEALKIRGYTIVWVEDGKSILHTFGQVLGYFRLIIICDCGKAISGQGLCQEIRKVNRELPIIVMNTDPTQDFRAESVLIGPNAMRQEVTQPKRLLDLVEDIAGAQIALAN; encoded by the coding sequence ATGAAGCAACTCAACGAAAGGCCAAGCGTGAAAATTCTATTGGTTGAAAGTGATCAGACTCTGGCGAAAGCGATTAAGGAGGCTCTCAAGATCCGCGGCTACACGATAGTCTGGGTCGAGGATGGGAAAAGTATCCTTCACACCTTCGGTCAGGTGCTCGGCTATTTCCGGTTGATTATCATTTGTGATTGTGGGAAGGCCATCAGTGGTCAGGGGCTCTGTCAGGAAATTCGGAAAGTGAACCGAGAATTGCCAATTATTGTCATGAATACTGATCCGACTCAAGACTTTCGTGCCGAATCGGTTTTGATCGGTCCCAATGCGATGCGCCAGGAAGTGACGCAACCCAAGCGCTTGCTCGACCTAGTAGAAGATATTGCTGGCGCCCAGATAGCCCTAGCCAATTAG
- a CDS encoding sigma-70 family RNA polymerase sigma factor, with the protein MRKTDEQLVNDYLEGDEKSLSVLVDRYLSDIYNLAFRLTNDLGAAEDIAQESFIKAWKNIRQFSPKKSFRGWLFAIARNTAIDFLRKKRDLVISSFENEMGENYLLSTVASDALQSDELLARAEDEKYVAGLLARLNPKYREVLKLRYSSDLTFEEIGEILKRPLHTVKSQYRRAISALRRAS; encoded by the coding sequence ATGAGAAAGACTGACGAACAACTAGTTAATGATTATCTGGAAGGCGATGAAAAATCCCTCAGTGTTTTGGTTGACCGCTACCTTAGTGATATCTACAATCTGGCCTTTCGACTGACCAACGATTTGGGAGCGGCTGAAGATATCGCTCAGGAATCTTTCATCAAGGCTTGGAAAAATATTCGTCAATTTTCACCTAAAAAAAGTTTTCGAGGTTGGCTTTTTGCGATTGCTAGAAATACCGCGATTGATTTTTTGAGAAAGAAAAGAGATTTGGTAATTTCCAGTTTTGAGAATGAGATGGGAGAGAATTATCTTTTATCTACCGTTGCTAGTGATGCGCTTCAGTCGGACGAACTTTTGGCGCGAGCCGAAGACGAGAAATATGTGGCCGGTCTTTTGGCTAGGCTTAACCCGAAATATCGCGAAGTGTTGAAACTCCGCTACTCAAGCGATTTAACATTTGAAGAAATTGGCGAGATTTTAAAACGGCCACTCCATACCGTGAAAAGCCAATACCGGCGAGCCATTTCGGCTCTGCGCCGGGCCAGCTGA